A genomic segment from Gadus morhua chromosome 4, gadMor3.0, whole genome shotgun sequence encodes:
- the LOC115541309 gene encoding uncharacterized protein LOC115541309 isoform X1 has protein sequence MVCSGCIGHHPSFPVLHSKRSEFPGGSDIKLEGKCFEHSSEPRSCFECGNALTKEAPRNIGIRGVLNTPKVISWRELIMARKRAKEGSCSVFGCTNEHKSIFLVPSSEPLKNQWVDFIFSGNAARVCAKHFTEDCFLNLGQYRAGLAQRLRIDSRSVPTLLGSATNRRQASSSSASIQQLLSRDVACQTDHLETPTVGTQLSLKTLQSHFKSEEDCDAFGECSTQRGATSESLGVDAPGSSHMSSHSRELKILSVHGKGEDPLATDGHDALFTASEVEAQNSLSADHSAAKSLERGERLVCHEELSVQVVNHLLIQHPKEAFSVTTPAHTHSKHTPL, from the exons ATGGTGTGTTCCGGATGCATCGGACACCATCCGTCATTTCCTGTCTTGCATTCAAAACGGTCGGAGTTCCCCGGAGGTTCGGACATTAAGCTCGAAggaaagtgctttgaacactcTTCCGAACCTCGGAGCTGTTTTGAATGCGGCAATGCTTTAACAAAAGAAGCACCACGGAATATTGGTATCCGAGGCGTTTTGAACACACCAAAAGTTATTTCCTGGAGAGAACTCATCATGGCTCGCAAACGAGCGAAGGAGGGCAGTTGCTCAGTGTTTGGATGTACGAATGAGCACAAAAGTATATTTTTAGTTCCTTCATCCGAGCCTCTAAAGAACCAGTGGgttgattttattttctctgGAAATGCTGCGCGAGTCTGCGCCAAACATTTCACCGAAGACTGCTTCCTCAACTTGGGCCAATACAGAGCTGGACTTGCTCAACGTCTGAGAATTGATTCTAGATCAGTACCAACTCTCCTCGGCTCAGCTACAAACCGCAGACAA GCCAGCTCATCAAGTGCTTCcattcagcagcttctctcaagggatgttgcctgccagacAGACCACCTGGAAACGCCTACTGTAGGCACACAGCTATCCTTAAAGACTTTGCAGTCCCACTTTAAAAGTGAAG AAGACTGTGATGCCTTCGGAGAAtgtagcacgcagcgcggcgccacctcagagagtctgggtgtggacgcccctggctcctcccacatgtccagtcacagcagggagctgaagatcctgagcgtccacggaaaaggggaggacCCTTTGGCGACGGACGGCCATGAcgccctcttcaccgcgtcagaagtggaggcccagaactcgctgtctgcggaccacagcgcggccaagagcctggagcgcggcgagcggctggtctgccacgaggagctgagtgtgcaggttgtaAATCATCTTCTTATTCAACATCCAAAAGAGGCTTTctctgttacaactccagcacacacccatagcaagcacacacctttatga
- the LOC115541309 gene encoding uncharacterized protein LOC115541309 isoform X2 yields the protein MVCSGCIGHHPSFPVLHSKRSEFPGGSDIKLEGKCFEHSSEPRSCFECGNALTKEAPRNIGIRGVLNTPKVISWRELIMARKRAKEGSCSVFGCTNEHKSIFLVPSSEPLKNQWVDFIFSGNAARVCAKHFTEDCFLNLGQYRAGLAQRLRIDSRSVPTLLGSATNRRQLLSRDVACQTDHLETPTVGTQLSLKTLQSHFKSEEDCDAFGECSTQRGATSESLGVDAPGSSHMSSHSRELKILSVHGKGEDPLATDGHDALFTASEVEAQNSLSADHSAAKSLERGERLVCHEELSVQVVNHLLIQHPKEAFSVTTPAHTHSKHTPL from the exons ATGGTGTGTTCCGGATGCATCGGACACCATCCGTCATTTCCTGTCTTGCATTCAAAACGGTCGGAGTTCCCCGGAGGTTCGGACATTAAGCTCGAAggaaagtgctttgaacactcTTCCGAACCTCGGAGCTGTTTTGAATGCGGCAATGCTTTAACAAAAGAAGCACCACGGAATATTGGTATCCGAGGCGTTTTGAACACACCAAAAGTTATTTCCTGGAGAGAACTCATCATGGCTCGCAAACGAGCGAAGGAGGGCAGTTGCTCAGTGTTTGGATGTACGAATGAGCACAAAAGTATATTTTTAGTTCCTTCATCCGAGCCTCTAAAGAACCAGTGGgttgattttattttctctgGAAATGCTGCGCGAGTCTGCGCCAAACATTTCACCGAAGACTGCTTCCTCAACTTGGGCCAATACAGAGCTGGACTTGCTCAACGTCTGAGAATTGATTCTAGATCAGTACCAACTCTCCTCGGCTCAGCTACAAACCGCAGACAA cttctctcaagggatgttgcctgccagacAGACCACCTGGAAACGCCTACTGTAGGCACACAGCTATCCTTAAAGACTTTGCAGTCCCACTTTAAAAGTGAAG AAGACTGTGATGCCTTCGGAGAAtgtagcacgcagcgcggcgccacctcagagagtctgggtgtggacgcccctggctcctcccacatgtccagtcacagcagggagctgaagatcctgagcgtccacggaaaaggggaggacCCTTTGGCGACGGACGGCCATGAcgccctcttcaccgcgtcagaagtggaggcccagaactcgctgtctgcggaccacagcgcggccaagagcctggagcgcggcgagcggctggtctgccacgaggagctgagtgtgcaggttgtaAATCATCTTCTTATTCAACATCCAAAAGAGGCTTTctctgttacaactccagcacacacccatagcaagcacacacctttatga
- the LOC115542239 gene encoding calcitonin gene-related peptide type 1 receptor, giving the protein MTTRAVTVSLLMWLYLSQPAAVASSEANAAESKQTNRQPATVASSEANAAESKQTNHHHGGNRITTAQYECFQRILKESHPQTGPMCNRTWDGWLCWDQTEAGFTTEQFCPDYFEDFDPKAMASKVCTDEGQWGRHPESSRTWTNYTTCKTHTVQGHKTAMNLFYLALLGHGLSLTSLLISLAIFFHFKTLSCQRITLHKNLFFSFVLNSGITIIWYTTVNNHNDPMQSNTVSCKVIMFIHLYLMTCNYFWMLCEGIYLHTLIVVAVFAEKQHLLWYYLLGWGFPLVPALIHAVARYCYYNDTCWIRSDTSLLYIIHSPICAALLVNLFFLLNIVRVLITKLKVTHKAEFSLYMKAVRATLILIPLLGIHFVLLPYKGPSEVYQYVMNIFIHTQGLLVATIFCFFNGEVQTVLRRHWNQQRMQFGGTFANADVFRSASYVASSLTEVHRCYSIESHTEYLNGKNYQDIQTPVHTIHRSDMPFA; this is encoded by the exons ATGACGACCAGGGCGGTGACGGTGTCCCTGCTGATGTGGCTCTACCTCAGTCAG CCTGCTGCGGTCGCTAGCTCGGAGGCTAACGCCGCGGAGTCCAAACAGACCAACCGCCAGCCTGCTACGGTCGCTAGCTCGGAGGCTAACGCCGCGGAGTCCAAACAGACCAACCATCACCACGGCGGCAACCGGATCACAACGGCGCAGTACGAGTGCTTCCAGAGGATACTGAAGGAGTCCCACCCCCAGACAG gccCGATGTGCAACAGAACCTGGGACGGGTGGCTCTGTTGGGACCAGACGGAGGCCGGCTTCACCACAGAGCAGTTTTGTCCGGACTACTTCGAAGACTTTGACCCTAAAG CGATGGCGTCCAAGGTGTGTACGGACGAGGGCCAGTGGGGGCGCCACCCCGAGAGCAGCCGGACCTGGACCAACTACACCACCTGCAAGACCCACACGGTGCAGGGTCACAAg ACTGCGATGAACCTCTTCTACCTGGCTCTGCTTGGTCACGGCCTGTCTCTGACCTCGCTCCTCATCTCCTTGGCGATATTCTTCCACTTCAA aACTTTAAGCTGCCAGAGGATCACACTCCACAAGAACCTGTTCTTCTCCTTCGTGCTGAACTCGGGCATCACCATCATCTGGTATACCACGGTGAACAACCACAACGACCCCATGCAGAGTAACACC GTGAGCTGTAAGGTGATCATGTTCATCCACCTCTACCTGATGACGTGTAACTACTTCTGGATGCTGTGTGAGGGCATCTACCTGCACACACTCATCGTGGTGGCCGTGTTCGCAGAGAAACAGCATCTGTTGTGGTACTACCTGCTGGGATGGG GTTTCCCGTTGGTCCCAGCCCTGATTCACGCGGTGGCCCGGTACTGCTATTACAACGACAC CTGTTGGATCCGATCGGACACGTCACTGCTCTACATCATCCACAGTCCCATCTGTGCTGCATTACTG GTAAACTTATTCTTCCTGCTCAACATCGTGCGTGTGCTCATCACCAAGCTGAAGGTGACCCACAAGGCGGAGTTCAGCCTCTATATGAAGGCCGTGAGGGCCACCCTgatcctcatccccctcctggGCATCCATTTTGTCCTGTTACCCTACAAGGGCCCCTCTGAGGTGTACCAGTACGTCATGAACATCTTCATTCACACCCAG GGTCTTCTAGTAGCCACCATATTTTGCTTCTTCAACGGAGAG GTCCAGACGGTCCTACGGAGACACTGGAACCAGCAGCGCATGCAGTTCGGCGGTACCTTCGCCAACGCCGACGTCTTCCGCTCCGCCTCCTACGTGGCCTCGTCCCTGACGGAGGTGCACCGCTGCTACAGCATCGAGAGCCACACCGAGTACCTGAACGGCAAGAACTACCAGGACATCCAGACGCCGGTGCACACCATCCACAGATCGGACATGCCCTTCGCCTGA